A genomic region of Catalinimonas niigatensis contains the following coding sequences:
- a CDS encoding alginate export family protein — MNRTFTKGIILLLLLSWSVIQFAQAQFTVSGEIRPRTEFRDGFKTINTEAHAPAFFIEQRSRIYLDYQQDKVGFHLSLQDVRIWGNASQIYKSDPALTNIYEAWGEYHFNVKSSLRVGRQALDYDNARFLGDLDWAQQGRSHDAVRYIYKDSSGFTFHAAAAYNQNVPFEPSKLSSTFYEGVDNYKTMQYFWLHKDWASAQASLLIFNDGRQRSDSTLAFRQTYGFIGDKSLGAVKLGGELYYQGGKDPAGKKVSAWLAAINATMNTSITPLTIGVDYLSGTNPTDDMNHAFNPLYGTNHKFYGFMDYFYVGNNHGQNGQTAGLLDFYVQSKFKLGQKSALITHFHHFHSPTTIYAAEGTGEKLASILGEEIDLVYNLNLTPEVNFKLGYSQLFSTQSLEAVKGGADRKGLNQWAWAMITIKPTFYSK; from the coding sequence ATGAATCGAACATTTACCAAAGGAATCATCTTGCTGCTGCTCCTGTCATGGAGTGTCATACAGTTTGCTCAGGCACAATTTACTGTCAGTGGTGAAATTCGTCCCAGAACTGAATTCAGGGATGGCTTCAAAACCATCAACACCGAAGCTCACGCCCCAGCTTTTTTCATAGAACAGCGCTCTCGCATCTATCTGGACTATCAGCAGGATAAAGTGGGCTTCCACTTGAGTCTGCAAGATGTACGTATTTGGGGAAATGCCAGCCAGATTTATAAATCGGACCCAGCACTTACCAACATTTACGAAGCCTGGGGAGAATATCATTTCAATGTTAAATCATCACTGCGGGTGGGCCGACAGGCGCTGGATTATGATAATGCGCGCTTCCTGGGCGATCTGGATTGGGCGCAGCAGGGCAGAAGTCATGATGCAGTCAGGTACATCTACAAAGACAGCAGTGGTTTTACTTTTCATGCCGCTGCGGCATACAACCAAAATGTACCTTTTGAGCCAAGTAAACTTTCCTCTACTTTCTATGAAGGAGTAGACAATTACAAAACCATGCAGTACTTCTGGCTGCATAAGGATTGGGCCAGTGCTCAGGCTTCCTTATTGATTTTTAATGATGGCCGTCAGCGTTCGGATTCCACCCTGGCTTTCCGACAGACCTATGGATTTATCGGGGATAAAAGCTTGGGAGCTGTCAAACTGGGTGGTGAGTTGTACTACCAAGGAGGCAAAGACCCTGCGGGTAAAAAGGTGAGTGCTTGGCTGGCTGCGATCAATGCCACCATGAATACCAGCATTACGCCGCTTACCATCGGGGTGGATTACCTTTCCGGCACCAATCCGACTGATGATATGAACCATGCTTTTAATCCTTTGTACGGTACCAATCACAAGTTTTACGGCTTCATGGACTACTTCTATGTAGGTAATAATCACGGTCAAAACGGGCAAACTGCCGGGCTACTTGACTTCTATGTGCAGTCTAAATTCAAGCTCGGACAGAAATCTGCCTTGATAACGCATTTTCATCACTTTCACTCACCCACGACGATTTATGCGGCAGAAGGTACAGGGGAAAAACTGGCTTCCATCCTGGGTGAAGAAATTGATCTGGTGTACAATCTGAATCTTACTCCCGAAGTAAATTTTAAACTGGGCTATTCTCAGCTTTTCTCTACTCAATCGCTGGAGGCGGTCAAAGGCGGTGCTGATCGCAAAGGGCTGAATCAATGGGCCTGGGCGATGATCACCATCAAACCTACTTTTTATTCTAAGTAA
- a CDS encoding molybdenum cofactor guanylyltransferase, with translation MQNIPQDLIAIILSGGQSRRMGQDKGLLQNDGMGWVEALQQKLAEVPLPVYVSINLEQKMPYEAVLPPQKLILDNSSFLHINGPLKGILSAHQAFPDKHLLLLPCDMLMLNAEVFYWWIKTFQQQEQMEPVVVCKAENQLQPLCGIYSHHALKKLHTLYQQGQLEDQSMHAIIKNVLHAQVLEVPAALLPLFKNFNTPDDLKE, from the coding sequence ATGCAAAACATACCTCAAGATCTGATTGCAATCATTCTGAGTGGTGGCCAAAGTCGTCGGATGGGACAGGACAAAGGACTGCTCCAAAATGATGGCATGGGCTGGGTAGAAGCCTTACAACAAAAATTAGCCGAAGTACCTCTTCCAGTATATGTTTCCATCAATCTGGAGCAAAAAATGCCCTACGAAGCGGTGCTGCCGCCTCAGAAGCTCATTCTGGATAATTCCTCCTTTCTGCATATCAATGGCCCTTTGAAAGGCATCCTCTCCGCCCATCAGGCTTTTCCGGACAAGCACCTGCTTTTGCTGCCCTGCGACATGCTAATGCTCAATGCAGAGGTTTTTTACTGGTGGATAAAGACTTTTCAGCAGCAGGAGCAGATGGAACCCGTGGTAGTATGTAAGGCTGAAAATCAACTCCAGCCACTCTGCGGTATCTATAGCCATCATGCGCTGAAAAAATTGCATACGCTCTATCAGCAGGGACAGTTAGAAGATCAAAGTATGCATGCAATCATTAAAAATGTACTGCATGCCCAGGTACTGGAAGTACCTGCCGCCCTGCTTCCTCTTTTCAAAAATTTCAATACACCCGACGATCTGAAAGAGTAA
- a CDS encoding response regulator, which translates to MIRTLLADDHGVVRSGIKSLLESEGDIQVIVEAENGEEALQQIEKLTPELAILDVRMPIMSGLEVTEQLRKSGLSTKVLILSMHDDEDYVLQAIESGASGYLLKGSSKEEFLKAVRTVHRGEKYFSADVARVFIDSYLNVKKQSTPAAQAEAQDYELTKREKQILQLLTDGVGNKEIAERLNKSVRTIETHRFNIMKKLDVNNVVELLKKVEEDKGLKEFLAQ; encoded by the coding sequence ATGATTAGAACACTTTTAGCCGATGATCATGGGGTAGTAAGGAGTGGTATTAAGTCACTGTTGGAGAGTGAAGGTGATATTCAGGTTATTGTAGAAGCTGAGAACGGAGAGGAAGCTTTGCAGCAAATTGAAAAACTAACTCCTGAACTGGCTATTCTGGACGTACGTATGCCTATCATGTCCGGATTGGAGGTAACTGAACAATTACGTAAATCAGGCTTGTCCACCAAGGTGCTTATCCTTTCCATGCATGATGATGAAGACTATGTGCTACAAGCCATTGAAAGTGGTGCTTCCGGGTATCTGCTAAAAGGTTCAAGCAAAGAAGAGTTTCTGAAAGCCGTACGTACTGTCCATCGTGGAGAGAAGTACTTCAGCGCAGACGTGGCCCGGGTGTTTATCGACAGCTATCTTAACGTTAAAAAACAGTCGACACCTGCTGCGCAGGCTGAAGCACAGGATTATGAGCTTACCAAGCGGGAGAAGCAGATTTTGCAGTTGCTCACGGATGGCGTGGGAAATAAGGAAATTGCAGAACGCCTCAACAAAAGCGTAAGGACCATAGAAACCCACCGCTTCAACATCATGAAGAAACTGGATGTGAACAATGTGGTAGAACTATTAAAAAAGGTAGAAGAAGATAAAGGACTGAAAGAATTTTTGGCCCAGTAA